The DNA segment CGGACCTTCCCCTGAAGAGCAGGAGCGCCGCACCCGGCTCGACGCGCTGAATAAACAAGCGTATGAGTTGCGGCAGGCGTTCGTTAAGGGGTACGCGGGCCGCCAGGGCGACAGGCTGAATATTATGGCGTTCGCGCTGTGGGCTTTGATAAACAACGATGCCGATTGGCGCTATGATGACAAAGTCTGCGCAATGCTGGGAATCGAAATTCCCGAAGACGCCGACGAGGACGAGTTCGACGAGGACGAGTTTACGGCCCATGCCGTGGCCGAGAAGTTCGATGCCTCACCCGAACGGACGTTGCTAGTAGCGGCCTATATCGCCGTGGAACCTGGCCAGGCGAATCTCTATAACTGGAAGGGGGCATATACGGGTAGTCCGGCCTTGGCAACTTTGTACAGCTACCTCGAACGGCTGGGCTACGAAATCTCTGAGGAGGAGCTTCAACTGATGGACGGGACGCACGAGCTATATGTGCAGCCCGAAGTAAAAAACGTCGGTGGCGCGGTGTGCCCCGGCTGTGAAAAGCCGGTCAAGCCTGCTTGCGTGCATGCCGATGACAATGCCTCTGGTTGTTGCGCGAGCTGCGAAGAGAACAAGGCCCATAACTGCAATAGTGCTCAACCGTGCCGGAAAGACGGCTCACGATGAGGCGCTTCCTGCTCGTCGCCCTCATCGTCGCCAACTGCCTGCTGCTGGCCGGCGCCGTCTACATATTCCCCATCATCATGCACACGGCGGCCGTCGTCCTGGAGCAAGCGGCGCTGGCCCAGCAGGCTCACGAGCGCATCGACGTCCTGGAGCGGGCCCTGCGCGTCAACACGACACCGGGGCCCAGCCGGGGCGGCGCCCGGGTGATGAAGGTCACAGCCTACACCGCCGGCCCCGAATCGACGGGCAAAGCCCCCGGTCATCCCGCGTACGGCATCACCTCCGCCGGGTACCGCCTGACCGACGCCGACGCCTGGCGCGTAGCGGCCGCCGATCCGGAGCACTACCCGGCCGGTACAAAAATATTCGTCGCCGGCGTCGGGCTGGTGACGATCCTGGACACCGGCGCCGCCGTCCGGGGCCCGGACCATATCGACATCTTCGTGGGCATGACCGCCGTACGCGAGGCCAGAGAGTGGGGCGTGCGGCGGGTACCTGCCCGGATTATTGGGAGGGTTGACTGATGACAAAGATAGGCCGCGTCAGCCGCCGCCGGCGCGCAATGGCGGTGCTGAAGTTAAGACGACATCGCCATCAGAAGTATGGGGTACTGGAGGAGGAAGGCAATGGATAAATGTTACACTCCACAGCGGAAATGTGAACATTGTCAGGAACCGCGAAAACTTGCCGTTTTGTGGTGCGCTAAAGCGGATAAGCCCATCTGTGGGCAGCAGTATCTTTTTGCTGATATACAAGCGCCCGGATGGTGTCCGTTACGTGATCATCAAAAGACAGGCAGCACGGATGCTTCTCGACTGAATCACCAGCACGCTCCGACGGTTGACCAGAACGGACTGAAGGTCTGCGAGGTATGCGGCCGATACCTGGAT comes from the Sporomusaceae bacterium genome and includes:
- a CDS encoding 3D domain-containing protein; the encoded protein is MRRFLLVALIVANCLLLAGAVYIFPIIMHTAAVVLEQAALAQQAHERIDVLERALRVNTTPGPSRGGARVMKVTAYTAGPESTGKAPGHPAYGITSAGYRLTDADAWRVAAADPEHYPAGTKIFVAGVGLVTILDTGAAVRGPDHIDIFVGMTAVREAREWGVRRVPARIIGRVD